Below is a genomic region from Macaca thibetana thibetana isolate TM-01 chromosome 1, ASM2454274v1, whole genome shotgun sequence.
tgcccacgttggcctcccaaagtgctaggattatagtcatgagccactgtatctgacctcttcatacatatatatatatatatatatatatatatatttttttttttttttttttttttggttggcagggtggggcagggagtCATATAAAGCAACAGAAATAAGAGCTGAAAAATCaggagaaaactttaaaatttgcaTAGCACAGGAAATACCTCTTGGTTGGTGTGGGAATTTTTATTCATACATATATCATCTGCTGGCATCATATTCATCTACATGGGAAATGTGTCTGGATAAAAGGATCACGCTTACCTTGTCTATTCCAGTCAGGAAGAGAAGAGGTGGAGTAAGAAAAAGGAATATGTAGGGGAATAGTGTtcccaaagaaaaaacaaataacttgtGGTCCTGGCTTCTCCCAATTTGAAGTACTCTTAGGCAGACATAAGTGAGTTCAATCACTAAAGAACCCTTCATTCAtatgctttgaattttttttttttttttttttttttttttttttgagatggagtcttgctctattgcctagtctggagtgcagtggcgcgatctcggcttactgcaacctctgcctcctgggttcaagtgattctcctgcctcagcctcccaagcagctaagattacaggtgcgcacaccgcacccggctaatttttgtatttttagtagagacggggtttcgccatgttagccaggctggtcttgaactcctgacctcagatgatctacctgcttcagcctcccaaagtgctgagactataggcgtgagccaccgcgcctggccatgctTTCATTTTCGAAGGAGCTGACTCCTGAGACCTACTTGCTGGCTTACTTTGGAGAGGGTCCACTTTATTTGCAAGTACATAAGACAAGTGTCCTCTTAGAAAAACTCCACAGTTTATGTGTGGGTGTATatgttttattaagaaaaatctcaaacataAAAACAGTAATACAATGATCCCCCATACCCATCACTCAATTTTAACAATTATCAacacatagctttttttttttgagatagagtttcgccttgtggcccaggctggagtgtagtggcgccatctcagctcactacaagcttcacttcccgagttcaagcattCTTGTACCTGAGCcacccaagtagttgagatttcaggtgtgcaccaccacactcagataatttttgtatttttagtagagacggggttttgccttgttggataggctggtctcgaactccgtacctcaagtgatctggcagccttggcctcccaaagtgttgggattacaggcgtgagccactgtgcccaggctattttgaagcaaattccagACTGGAAATAATTCCATCACTATGTGTCATACTTCCACGTGTGTCTctaaaaaggataaaatttttGACACATCTAGAATGCCATTATCACTGTTTAAAATCACACAGTTCCTTATTGTCATAAGTACGTGTTTGTGTAActttttttccataattttttgttgtttgtttttgagtacTTACGTTGTTCAAATCAGGAGCCAGACAAAGTCCACACGTTGCTAGTGATTTCATGTCtcttttcagtctctttttaATACAAAGTGTTTCCATCCTGTTTTGGTTTTTACTAATCAATttatttcttgaagaaaacaaGCTATTCGACCTGTAGAATTTCCCACATTCTGGACTCTGCTGTTGGCATCTTTATACTGTCATTTAACATGTTCTTCTCCTATGTATTGCCTGTAAACTAGTGGTTGGACTAGAGGGTTGTTAAGAGTCAGCCTCAATTTTTTAGGAAAAAGACTCATTAGATGGTAGTGTGGTCCTTCCTATTCATCACCATTAGGAAGCACACAATGTCTCATAGTAATATGTTAGCTTTTGAAATAATGATTCTAGCCCAGCAATTGATGATAATTGTCAAATCCATTACTTCATTAGGTGTTTATCTGTGTTTCCTGTCAGCTTCAAGGTACTACATTTGCTCTTTCAAGTCCAGGTTACTTGTAAGATCACTTTGGTCTCCTAGATGCTTCCTAGTGATTGAATTTTCCAAAGCTCCAGCTAACTGTTCTCTCCATGAGTTCTAATGGAGCACATGCACAGGGGATTTTCTCAAAGAGACTTTGCTCTTTGAAAAAAGCcaagccaggtgctgtggctcatacctgtaaccccagctacttggtaggccaaggcagaaatatcgcttgaggccaggagtttgagaccagcctgggcaatatagcaagaccctgtctccaagagCCAGGGTAGGAAGTATTTTATCAGAGTAAGGCCTTAGGGGAAGGGGAAGATATAAAGGCTGTCAGAATAGCTTCTTtgggaaaatagagaaaaagactTTTCCTTTAAAACTCTAGTCTTTTGTTGCCTTGTGGTTTTGATGAATTGGCAGGGAATATGATCATATAGTTGACTACATTGGAGAAGGAAATGTTCATGAAAAAGagattttaggccaggcacagtggctcattcctgtaatcccagcactttgggaggctgaggcaggagaatcactttaggctaggagtttgagatcagcctgggcaatatagcgagaccctttCTCAATTCAGAAAAAGAGACTTTAAATCCATCACTTGGATCCTAAGTTTCAACATGCAGCTTTTTTTTGTGACAAGGTTAGGAGAGTTCTTTCCCTattacaacaaaaaaaccctcccaATTTGGGTTTTTTCAGGCTGAGAAGTGCAGAGAGTGCCTTTAGCCTCTCACCTGCACTTAAGACCTCAAGTATTATGTCAGCCAGTCATCTCAATAGGTTGAAATGGTGCAGtgttgccgggcacggtggctcacgcctgtaatcccagcactttgggaggttgaggctggcagatcacctgaggtcgggagttcaggaccagcctgaccaacgtggagaaaccccatctctgctaaaaatacaaaattagccaggcatggtggcatatgcctgtaatcccagctacttgggaggctgaggcaggagaatcacttgagcccaggaggtggaggttgtggtgagccgagattgtgccattgcactccagcttgggcaacaagagtgaaactctgtctccaaaaaaaaaaaaaaaaaagaaatggtgcaGTGTCATGTTGAAGTTTGCTTTCTAGAGTTTTAATGTTGTCCAGAAATTTAAGTTTCAGAGACTTGAGAGCTACAGCCTCAAGGAGAAATAACTCCCCATTCGACAGCCTTATGATTATCTCCCATTTCAGATTGCATCCCTCAGTCACATAAAACAAGACATCCTAGAACTGTTTCTGTTGACACTTCCCTGTGACTAGTTACCCATCCAGGGATGCTGAACTAACCCatcttttttctgcctttgtcTTCAGGAGCCAATGAAGTGCTTTTGGTGGTTGGGGGCTTCGGAAGCCAGCAGTCTCCCATCGACGTGGTAGAGAAATACGACCCCAAGACTCAGGAGTGGAGCTTTTTGCCAGTAAATAATGGTGAAACCATTCGTTGGGAGGGAGCTTAAATGTCCTCAGTCTCTGGGTCCAGATCATAGCTAATCCAGCCTTAGGAGTAGAAAAGCCATTCGTTGGGAGGGAGCTTAAATGTCCTTAGTCTCTGGCTCCAGATCGTAGCTAATCCAGCCTTAAGAGTAGAAAAGCCTAATAACAGGATCATGTTTCTTACAGCAGTCTtgtgcacatagtaggtactcactAAACAGTTTTTAACTGTTTAGATTAGAAGATTATGCCTTAGTAATGTCAGTGGCCCTGTGTCAAGGTAAACTCAGATGGCCACCACTAGTTAGGTGCCTTTCCAAGCTGTCTGTATAATTCCCAGCACATTTCATTGGTCATGCTGTGTTAAACTGAACTGAATGTTAAATTGTGTGTAATTGAACCTAGTGTTCAGTTGAGCTAagtttgggctgggcgtggtagctcacacctgtaatcccagccctttgggaagctgagatgggaggatcccttgaggccaggagttcaagaccagcctgggcaatatggtgagactctgtctctacaaaaaagtaaacaaaaaaattagccaggcatggtggtgcatgcctgtagtccttagctacttgggaggctgtggcagaggattgcttgagcccaggagttcgaggttgcagtgagctgtgattgtgccactgcactccagcctgggtgacagtgagatcccaactcaggaaaaaaaaaaaaagtttgtatctGTCTTCCTCAGCATGTCTCTTTCAGTGCTGAATGAACAATAGTACTTTCTAAGAAAACATGGAAATCCAACCCTCCTACCTTTTAAGGTTCTTGTAATAAATCCTGGCCCTTTGATTAGCAGTGTGGGAATACTTTTCCACTTTATGGAAGGATATCAGTCTCTTAGCCCAGTGCCTTATGGAAAAGAAAGGAGTCAGATACTGGATAACAGAAGGCTGTTAAATCTTTTGGAAGCCTTGGAAAGAGGCAGATGTGCAGAAAGCTTGTATCTTTAAGAGCACCACAAGCATTTCATTCAGTAGATAGCTATTTGGGAGCCACTTGAGGATGAACCACTCAGGGAGGGTTCATGATAACAGGTGAAGAAGCATAGAGGTGTGCAGATGCAACAGGGAAGATAGCAAAAGGTAAGGCCTAAAACTTGCCTAACTGAAATGCTCTGTACCTCTTCTCTCCAAATCCATAGAGCATCACTCGTAAGAGACGTTATGTGGCCTCAGTGTCCCTACATGACCGGATCTACGTCATTGGTGGCTATGATGGCCGTTCCCGCCTTAGTTCAGTGGAATGTCTAGACTACACAGCAGATGAGGATGGGGTCTGGTATTCTGTGGCCCCTATGAATGTCCGACGAGGTCTTGCTGGAGCCACCACCCTGGGAGGTAGGCTGGATGTGCAGGGCAATTATTTCCATCTTACTGTGGCTGGACCAGGGTTTTTAACCTCTCCTGTTGTCTGGCAGGAGCATGaaatatggagaaaaaattaAGGTCAAATGTTActattatttgagatagggtctctctttgttgcccaggctggagtgcagtggcacgatcacggctcactgcagcctcaacctccccaagctcaagcaatcctcccacctcagcttcctgagtagctgggactataggcatgcaccaccatgcccagctatttttttgtatgtttagtagagacagggtttcgccatgttgcccaggctgatgtcttactcctgagctcaagtgattcacccgccttggcctcccaaggtgctgggattacaggtgtgagccactgtgcccagctgacaaATATTCCTTTTTGCTTTCAGAAATATCAGTGTAATAGAAGCTGTTCGATATTCATGGATGTTTCAGTACTGACTACAAAGTTGGCAAATCAAGTTCCAACGTGCTAGGTGGGGAATTGGCACTAGTTGTATTTTTGCAAACTCCCAGGTGGTCTTTGAATGcttttaaggattttattttaccCCATTCTTTTTGGATGTCTTCCTTGTCTATAAAACTTAATTGActtatctcattaaaaaatactttgtttttgcTCCCAGACTTTTAAAGAATCCTTGGAAAATTTGTAGAGGAAAGAGTTCTTAGAAATCTGTCATTCTCTAATAGTCTGTAATTTGTTTATTCTGAGCAGATATGATCTATGTCTCTGGGGGCTTTGACGGAAGCAGGCGTCACACCAGTATGGAGCGGTATGATCCAAACATTGACCAATGGAGCATGCTGGGAGATATGCAGACAGCTCGGGAAGGTGCCGGACTCGTAGTGGCCAGCGGAGTGATCTACTGTCTAGGTATCGAGTCTGGGATGCAGGAATGGGAGAGAACTCAATGGGTAGTGGACTGTGAGTAAGGATTCCTTTTTACTAGGATGAAGTTCATAGACTTCCCTTCAACTAAAACCCTGGTGTGTgttaatatattttccattaattgggattatctttttcttataagcAGAAAGTAGGGTACTGTCAGATTTCTCTTATGGAACTCTTGGGGGAAAATTGAAACTAAAATAGTTAGTTGAAGCACTCAGAGAAAGACCGACCAGAAATGGGCATGAGGATTTACCACTCTTTCTGGAATGATCTCTGTCTTCCAGGAGGATATGACGGCTTGAATATCTTAAATTCCGTTGAGAAATATGACCCTCATACAGGACATTGGACTAATGTTACACCAATGGCCACCAAGCGTTCTGGTAAGACTAGATCTGAGGGAAGGGACAATAGATGGTACTGTCAGACATTTGCATATATAATGGTGGTGCATGGGGCAAACTGTAGATTAATGTAAAAATGAGATTCTGCTCTCCTCCTTATCTCTGTTTTCTCTAAATATTAGTGAAGATAAAGACAGTTGATACTTAACAACTAGATTATACATTTGTAAGCAAAAGCCTTCATGTCTTTGTTCTCTCCCTACTTTTTAGAATATCTAGTACAATTTTGTCTGTGTagtacatgttaaataaatgttaaataaagtcTCTAATGCATAAGGACAAAAGAGTAGCTACTTACCTTCACCGAGAACTTTTTGAAGTGGAGCAGGCTGGGatgtagaaaaggagaaaacactgTGCCGTTCTGGTTTACTTATTCTGGGTAAAAATTGCTTCAGAAGCATAATCACAACTCCTTTCCCTCCATCAACCTTTattgctgccttttttttctcttcctccctttctcctaaTTAGAAGGGTTGGGCTCTGAGTTAATGAAAGTAAGGAGAACAATTGTTACTTACCTTTTATCATTTCAAGTCCAAGCCAAAGGGTTTATAGGTGGAATAACTTGTGCTGGACTAGATTATTCTAGGCCCGTATGGACCCAGTCCATATCTCTCATCTACTCTAGAACTCAGCTAGTCATTAGTGACGATAGTTTATTTCTGTAATTCAGATTCTAGGCTTAGTACCATTCGTTTGCTAATGCCTTCATTTTCCCCAGGTGCAGGAGTAGCCCTGCTGAATGACCATATTTATGTGGTGGGGGGATTTGATGGTACAGCCCACCTTTCTTCCGTTGAAGCATACAACATTCGCACTGATTCCTGGACAACTGTCACCAGTATGACCACTCCACGATGCTATGTAGGGGCCACAGTGCTTCGGGGGAGACTCTATGCAATTGCAGGGTGAGGATTTAGAAACTAATCCAGACTCAATATGTAGCCAGAGCCAAGAGTCTATGTGATCTGATCCTCATTTTTGGATGGAGACAAGACTTGGGTAGGGGTAGATATCTCCAGTGGCAACCTGatattttttattagattttttttggtttttagagacagagtcttgctctgtcacccaggctggagtctgagtagagtagctgggaccacaggtgcatgccactgtgccagACTAGTTttttatgttgcctaggctggtctccaactcctgggcttaagcagtcctcccacctcagcctcctaaagtgctaggattacaggcgagagtcaccatgcctggcctccagtgGCAGCCTTAATGAAGGACTTGTGTGGAAAGGAATAGAAGgcgaatttctttctttctttaaattttattgagacggggtctcaccatgttgcctaggctgttctcaaattccctcctggacttaagcaatcctcttacctcagcctcctgcatagttgggattacaggcacgtgccactgcatGCAACtgactcatttctttcttttgcttctttcccACTCAGATATGATGGTAATTCCCTGCTAAGTAGCATTGAATGTTATGACCCTATCATCGACAGCTGGGAAGTCGTGACATCCATGGGAACCCAGCGCTGTGATGCTGGTGTGTGTGTTCTCCGTGAGAAGTGACCATTGTTGGAGCACCATCCAGAGCTATTCCAGTCCAGTGGACAGTTAGTGGGAGAATCAAGAATCCTTTCCAGAATGTCTGTTTCTCACTATGTGCACAGGTTGATTACAGGCACCAGTGCAGTGATGATTGTACTTATTTGACACATACTCCCCCTCGTCCTGGGTCTTGCTCCTGAGAAGGGTGGGTAACAGATACTCCAGAGAAAAGAATGCACATTGAATGGATGTGAGAGACCACATTGCCTTTCCCACTGCTTTGGGGAGCATTTTCCTGTCATTTCTAACTTACCACGTGCTTGGTGTACTATATGTATGTTGTGCCTCATATGTTGCAAGGTGAGTATAGCCTACTAGATGTGGGTAATATCCAGCCTAGATGATTGGAAAGATACCAATTTAAGTAAGCTTGGTAAaatccaagtcttttttttttcttttttttccagcaacAACTACATTTTCTCATCTACAGGTAGCTAGGGGCAACACAGTTCCATTGTAGAGGGAAACCAAAGGGAGAGCCCCACAAAACTTTGGgggcaagggagagagagactcATCTGACACTTCTTTTGGAGGTCAGGGTTTGTATATCAGAATTGAAGTTAGAATAAGTGAATTAAACTCAATGTGATGGAATGTGAGTGAACCTAGAACAGCACTGAAGTATGACATAACCTGGAAGACTGAGA
It encodes:
- the KLHL12 gene encoding kelch-like protein 12 isoform X4, with the translated sequence MGGIMAPKDIMTNTHAKSILNSMNSLRKSNTLCDVTLRVEQKDFPAHRIVLAACSDYFCAMFTSELSEKGKPYVDIQGLTASTMEILLDFVYTETVHVTVENVQELLPAACLLQLKGVKQACCEFLESQLDPSNCLGIRDFAETHNCVDLMQAAEVFSQKHFPEVVQHEEFILLSQGEVEKLIKCDEIQVDSEEPVFEAVINWVKHAKKEREESLPNLLQYVRMPLLTPRYITDVIDAEPFIRCSLQCRDLVDEAKKFHLRPELRSQMQGPRTRARLGANEVLLVVGGFGSQQSPIDVVEKYDPKTQEWSFLPSITRKRRYVASVSLHDRIYVIGGYDGRSRLSSVECLDYTADEDGVWYSVAPMNVRRGLAGATTLGDMIYVSGGFDGSRRHTSMERYDPNIDQWSMLGDMQTAREGAGLVVASGVIYCLGGYDGLNILNSVEKYDPHTGHWTNVTPMATKRSGAGVALLNDHIYVVGGFDGTAHLSSVEAYNIRTDSWTTVTSMTTPRCYVGATVLRGRLYAIAGYDGNSLLSSIECYDPIIDSWEVVTSMGTQRCDAGVCVLREK
- the KLHL12 gene encoding kelch-like protein 12 isoform X3 → MGGIMAPKDIMTNTHAKSILNSMNSLRKSNTLCDVTLRVEQKDFPAHRIVLAACSDYFCAMFTSELSEKGKPYVDIQGLTASTMEILLDFVYTETVHVTVENVQELLPAACLLQLKGVKQACCEFLESQLDPSNCLGIRDFAETHNCVDLMQAAEVFSQKHFPEVVQHEEFILLSQGEVEKLIKCDEIQEESEDWSLTIIPALVDSEEPVFEAVINWVKHAKKEREESLPNLLQYVRMPLLTPRYITDVIDAEPFIRCSLQCRDLVDEAKKFHLRPELRSQMQGPRTRARLGANEVLLVVGGFGSQQSPIDVVEKYDPKTQEWSFLPSITRKRRYVASVSLHDRIYVIGGYDGRSRLSSVECLDYTADEDGVWYSVAPMNVRRGLAGATTLGDMIYVSGGFDGSRRHTSMERYDPNIDQWSMLGDMQTAREGAGLVVASGVIYCLGGYDGLNILNSVEKYDPHTGHWTNVTPMATKRSGAGVALLNDHIYVVGGFDGTAHLSSVEAYNIRTDSWTTVTSMTTPRCYVGATVLRGRLYAIAGYDGNSLLSSIECYDPIIDSWEVVTSMGTQRCDAGVCVLREK